The Polyangiaceae bacterium genome includes a region encoding these proteins:
- a CDS encoding TonB-dependent receptor, giving the protein MRSRNVVHTAIALTAFVVLPRLARAQDEAPPAGDATADASGDEDYGEGPDPSRPPPKGKGVVWGVLTDTKLGEPLIEAQVTVVGTKYKTITDLDGRYRLELPPGSYNLRFFYELHRPGRLDGVQVTAGNVSKADFQLVPDEKAEDVVEVEAEVDRTGVEGQNLARKQAAAVGDAVGRAEIAKTPDKTAAEAAKRVVGATIVDNRFVYVRGLGERYTNSLLNGAPLPSPEPDRQTVPLDLFPALVLDNITIAKTFTPDMPGDFAGGSVRIQTRELPRETLLQASASMGYNTKSTFRDRLSYRGGRMDWLGIDDGTRALPGGLPSYKLSKGVVKPNGDFVLDPELHTWGQKFNSYMSTQRAFTPPNFGASVVVGDSFRTGKRSALGTMLAVSYGRSFQIIDDERLGKFAFNPNGGIKNLLPLRSERGIDSVKWGAFGSVSYKFDENNQLSLVGLHSRASDDTARELEGRDENRGADIHVTRLQFASRALYFGQLRGEHTFVDLDKAQLDWNLALSRATRDEPDTRDVAYTKDSSLGGWTYRDGAESGSHFFAKQHENTVGGGLDFTQPLDKSTNPTKLKLGGLVNLRSREFEARRYAFRTTSGTDQNTYFCSGLEYDTSCPDRLFTPGNVDSGAILLDESTRGTDKFTSNLNVYAGYLMTDAKITRDLRAIVGERLEVTRQSIDTHTVDGLTEVSPRLRSTDMLPSASLVFAATKDSNLRIGVSRTVARPQLKEIAPVRTSPYYGALPEEGNPDLKMSKIANGDLRFEYFPTLREVMAMSFFVKDFDKPIERVVKSSGSGDGVITYQNADGATLIGLELEARKNLEFLTKALSDFDVIANFTAARSRVQLDKNDQVGFVTNTSRPLANQSPWVINVALDYENHDSSTSGRILYNVFGPRISAVGTQGLPDVYEQPRHQLDFSAGQGIGKHFEVKFTATNLLNAPYNFTQGKDARDDNIVQKYTIGSTFSLGASYTY; this is encoded by the coding sequence ATGCGCTCCCGAAACGTCGTTCACACCGCCATCGCCCTCACGGCGTTCGTCGTGCTCCCGCGTCTGGCTCGCGCCCAAGACGAAGCTCCGCCGGCCGGCGATGCCACCGCCGACGCTTCGGGCGACGAGGACTACGGCGAAGGACCGGACCCCTCGCGCCCGCCGCCCAAGGGCAAGGGCGTGGTGTGGGGCGTGCTCACGGACACCAAGCTCGGCGAGCCGTTGATCGAAGCGCAGGTCACGGTGGTGGGCACCAAATACAAGACCATCACGGACTTGGACGGCCGCTATCGGCTGGAGCTGCCGCCCGGCAGCTACAACCTCCGCTTCTTCTACGAGCTGCACCGCCCCGGCCGTCTCGACGGCGTGCAGGTGACGGCGGGCAACGTGTCGAAGGCGGACTTCCAGCTGGTGCCCGACGAGAAGGCCGAGGACGTGGTGGAGGTCGAAGCCGAGGTCGACCGCACCGGCGTGGAAGGCCAGAACCTGGCGCGCAAGCAGGCCGCCGCCGTGGGCGACGCCGTGGGCCGCGCCGAGATCGCGAAGACCCCCGACAAGACCGCCGCGGAGGCCGCCAAGCGCGTGGTCGGCGCCACCATCGTCGACAACCGCTTCGTGTACGTCCGCGGCCTCGGCGAACGCTACACGAACTCGCTCCTGAACGGCGCGCCGCTCCCGAGCCCCGAGCCCGACCGGCAAACCGTTCCGCTCGATCTGTTTCCGGCCCTGGTGCTCGACAACATCACCATCGCCAAGACCTTCACGCCGGACATGCCCGGCGACTTCGCCGGCGGCTCGGTACGCATCCAAACCCGCGAGCTGCCCCGCGAAACCCTGCTGCAAGCGTCCGCGTCGATGGGCTACAACACCAAGTCCACCTTCCGCGATCGCCTGAGCTACCGCGGCGGCCGCATGGACTGGCTGGGAATCGACGACGGCACGCGCGCACTCCCCGGCGGATTGCCAAGCTACAAGCTGTCCAAGGGCGTCGTGAAGCCGAACGGTGACTTCGTGCTGGACCCGGAGCTTCACACCTGGGGACAGAAGTTCAACAGCTACATGTCCACCCAGCGCGCGTTCACGCCACCGAACTTTGGCGCCAGTGTGGTGGTCGGAGACAGCTTTCGCACCGGTAAGCGTAGCGCGCTGGGAACGATGCTCGCCGTGAGTTACGGCCGGAGCTTTCAGATCATCGATGACGAGCGCTTGGGCAAGTTCGCCTTCAACCCAAACGGCGGCATCAAGAATCTCCTCCCCTTGCGCTCGGAACGAGGCATCGACTCCGTCAAGTGGGGTGCCTTCGGAAGCGTGAGCTACAAGTTCGACGAAAACAACCAGCTCTCCTTGGTTGGCCTCCACAGTCGGGCGAGTGACGACACCGCTCGCGAGCTCGAAGGCCGCGACGAGAACCGAGGCGCGGACATCCACGTCACCCGCCTCCAGTTCGCGAGCCGGGCCCTCTACTTCGGCCAGCTGCGTGGCGAGCATACGTTCGTCGACCTCGACAAGGCCCAGCTCGACTGGAACCTGGCGTTGTCCCGCGCCACTCGCGACGAGCCTGACACCCGGGACGTGGCCTACACCAAAGACAGCAGCCTTGGCGGTTGGACCTACCGCGATGGTGCGGAGAGTGGCTCGCACTTCTTCGCAAAGCAGCACGAGAACACAGTCGGCGGTGGGCTGGACTTCACTCAGCCATTGGACAAGTCCACGAACCCCACCAAGCTCAAGCTTGGCGGACTCGTGAATCTGCGCAGCCGCGAGTTCGAGGCGCGTCGCTACGCGTTCCGGACGACCTCGGGCACGGATCAGAACACCTATTTCTGCTCTGGGCTGGAGTACGACACTTCCTGCCCAGATCGCTTGTTTACTCCGGGGAACGTGGATAGCGGGGCCATCCTGCTCGACGAAAGCACCCGCGGAACCGACAAGTTCACCAGCAATCTGAACGTCTATGCCGGCTACCTGATGACGGACGCCAAGATCACGCGTGATCTGCGCGCGATCGTGGGCGAGCGCTTGGAGGTTACGCGGCAATCCATCGACACGCACACGGTGGACGGTCTGACGGAAGTCAGCCCGCGACTGCGGAGCACGGACATGCTGCCCTCCGCTTCCCTCGTCTTCGCGGCGACCAAGGATTCCAACCTTCGCATCGGCGTTTCTCGAACCGTTGCGCGCCCACAGCTCAAGGAAATCGCACCGGTGCGCACGTCGCCCTACTACGGGGCATTGCCGGAGGAAGGCAACCCGGACCTGAAGATGAGCAAGATCGCGAATGGCGATCTGCGCTTCGAGTACTTCCCGACCCTCCGCGAGGTCATGGCGATGAGCTTCTTCGTCAAGGACTTCGACAAACCCATCGAACGCGTCGTCAAGTCTTCCGGTTCGGGTGACGGCGTCATCACCTACCAGAACGCCGACGGTGCGACGCTGATCGGGTTGGAGCTCGAGGCGCGTAAGAACCTCGAGTTCTTGACCAAGGCTCTTTCCGACTTCGACGTCATCGCGAACTTCACCGCGGCGCGGTCCAGGGTGCAGCTCGACAAGAACGACCAGGTTGGCTTCGTCACCAACACGTCTCGCCCTCTGGCCAATCAGTCTCCTTGGGTCATCAACGTCGCCCTCGACTACGAGAACCACGACAGCAGCACGAGCGGTCGCATCCTGTACAACGTGTTCGGTCCCCGCATCTCTGCGGTGGGCACGCAGGGCCTTCCCGACGTCTACGAGCAACCTCGCCATCAGCTCGACTTCAGCGCCGGCCAGGGCATCGGCAAGCACTTCGAGGTCAAGTTCACCGCGACAAACCTGCTGAACGCGCCCTACAACTTCACTCAAGGCAAAGACGCGCGGGACGACAACATCGTCCAGAAGTACACCATCGGCTCCACGTTCTCCCTGGGCGCGAGCTACACGTACTGA
- a CDS encoding biopolymer transporter ExbD: MGASLQSSGRSKQPEPEINVTPLVDVVLVLLIIFMVIAPALNQGEHVELPAILQPDAKPKDMNPIEVTLALNGNVLLDKERVDPSELEAKVRELHKEDPDRALMLLTDEAMPYKKVRTVFAKLQGMGFKGLSLKVTEKKKAGAS, from the coding sequence ATGGGCGCAAGCCTGCAGAGCTCCGGACGAAGCAAGCAGCCTGAGCCGGAGATCAACGTCACGCCCCTGGTGGACGTGGTGTTGGTGCTGCTGATCATCTTCATGGTGATCGCGCCGGCGCTGAACCAGGGCGAGCACGTGGAGCTTCCGGCCATCTTGCAGCCGGACGCCAAGCCCAAGGACATGAACCCGATCGAGGTCACGCTGGCCTTGAACGGCAACGTGCTGCTGGACAAGGAACGGGTGGATCCAAGCGAGCTCGAAGCCAAGGTCCGGGAGCTCCACAAGGAAGACCCGGACCGCGCGCTGATGCTGCTGACGGACGAAGCCATGCCCTACAAGAAGGTGCGCACCGTCTTCGCCAAGCTTCAGGGCATGGGCTTCAAGGGACTGAGCCTGAAGGTCACGGAGAAGAAGAAGGCCGGCGCCAGCTGA
- a CDS encoding EAL domain-containing protein, producing the protein MLEEILGRQALCVAFQPIFDLASGEVYAHEVLGRADPELLGAPAPGPLELVDLAVASDKLLDLEHGWRTAAVDAIARYSPQGDSRFFLNVDTRILSDARFVPGTTRSLLDARDLNPRRFVFELTERDPHLGARRLAELLPHYSCQGFGIALDDLGAGHASLHVMVQLRPEIVKLDREMCQDVSVDPWRKHLIHALSRFCFQTGIALVAEGIETPADLETLRSIGVRYGQGFLLGMPRPEPLPTRRRLTMAKAPPLRLVGS; encoded by the coding sequence ATGCTCGAAGAGATCCTCGGGCGGCAGGCCCTGTGCGTCGCGTTCCAACCGATCTTCGACCTCGCCAGCGGTGAGGTCTACGCCCACGAGGTGCTCGGGCGCGCCGACCCGGAGCTTCTCGGAGCGCCCGCTCCGGGACCTCTCGAGCTCGTGGATCTCGCGGTGGCCAGCGACAAGCTGCTCGACCTCGAGCACGGCTGGCGGACGGCTGCGGTGGATGCCATCGCACGCTACTCGCCGCAGGGCGACAGTCGCTTCTTCCTGAACGTCGACACGCGCATTCTCTCGGACGCGCGCTTCGTTCCCGGAACGACGCGCAGTTTGCTCGACGCGCGCGATCTCAATCCGCGTCGCTTCGTGTTCGAGCTCACGGAGCGCGATCCTCACCTGGGCGCGCGGCGCCTGGCGGAGCTCCTGCCCCACTACTCGTGCCAAGGCTTCGGCATCGCGCTGGACGACCTGGGCGCGGGGCACGCCTCCCTGCACGTGATGGTCCAACTGCGCCCGGAGATCGTGAAGCTGGATCGCGAGATGTGTCAGGACGTCAGCGTGGACCCGTGGCGCAAGCACCTGATCCACGCGCTCTCGCGCTTCTGCTTCCAGACGGGCATCGCCCTGGTGGCCGAGGGCATCGAGACGCCCGCGGACCTCGAGACGTTGCGCAGCATCGGCGTGCGCTACGGCCAAGGCTTCTTGCTGGGCATGCCCCGGCCGGAGCCGCTGCCCACGCGACGACGCCTGACCATGGCCAAAGCGCCGCCGCTGCGCCTGGTCGGGAGCTAA
- a CDS encoding lamin tail domain-containing protein codes for MNKMLFTSMLCLIAACACSESNSASPNSGGSSGSGNTGGGATGGAGGSGNTGGSGATGGSAGSNTGGSAGQTSDGGAGACGYADGTATSNLAINEISAKGDDFVEIVNLGSVSADLSGMVLADQDDTGCPKLTEALTFPSGTSLAAGERLLIVAGQTGASNDPQTDCLNGPASCFHVGFGISASNGDGVFLISTTTIVASAALPIDAVTDGQTWCRLPDGTGDFAVCAPTPGAANAAP; via the coding sequence ATGAACAAGATGCTCTTCACTTCCATGCTCTGCTTGATTGCCGCCTGCGCTTGCTCCGAGAGCAACAGCGCCTCGCCGAACAGCGGCGGCTCGTCGGGCAGCGGCAACACCGGCGGCGGCGCGACGGGTGGCGCGGGCGGCAGCGGCAACACCGGCGGCAGCGGCGCGACCGGTGGCAGCGCCGGAAGCAACACCGGCGGCAGCGCAGGGCAGACCAGTGACGGCGGCGCAGGCGCGTGCGGCTACGCGGACGGCACCGCCACCTCGAACCTCGCGATCAACGAGATCTCCGCCAAGGGCGACGACTTCGTCGAGATCGTCAACCTGGGCTCGGTGTCGGCGGACTTGAGCGGCATGGTGCTGGCGGACCAGGACGACACGGGCTGTCCGAAGCTCACCGAAGCGCTGACGTTCCCCTCCGGCACGTCACTCGCGGCCGGCGAGCGCTTGCTCATCGTCGCAGGTCAAACGGGCGCCAGCAACGACCCGCAGACGGACTGCCTCAACGGACCGGCCAGCTGCTTTCACGTCGGCTTTGGCATCAGCGCCTCCAACGGTGATGGCGTGTTCCTGATCAGCACCACTACCATCGTGGCGTCGGCGGCCTTGCCCATCGACGCAGTGACGGACGGCCAGACGTGGTGCCGCCTTCCCGACGGTACCGGGGATTTCGCAGTGTGCGCGCCCACCCCCGGGGCGGCGAACGCGGCGCCTTGA
- a CDS encoding MotA/TolQ/ExbB proton channel family protein produces MTFDLGHIWASMGLAGKLIAGVLLMMGIASIGVVVERFIALSRSAKESRLFVQKAGPLIDSWQIEEILPVAEQHKASALARLFGAIVQRYLRGYEDLDGGLTPVEKARNEAERKRDALGQELRRGMSVLASVGSVAPFVGLLGTVVGIIAAFQGIASTGSGGLGAVSSGIAEALIETAFGLTVAIPSVLFFNYLTGRVNTVEAALTRSAGELLDEMENQYGRKPAELRTKQAA; encoded by the coding sequence ATGACGTTCGACCTCGGCCATATCTGGGCCTCGATGGGCCTCGCCGGCAAGCTGATCGCCGGCGTGCTCTTGATGATGGGCATCGCCAGCATCGGTGTGGTGGTGGAGCGCTTCATCGCGCTGTCTCGCTCCGCCAAGGAGTCGCGCCTCTTCGTCCAAAAGGCAGGACCGCTGATCGACTCCTGGCAGATCGAGGAGATCTTGCCCGTGGCGGAGCAGCACAAGGCGTCCGCCCTGGCACGGCTCTTTGGCGCCATCGTGCAGCGCTACCTGCGCGGCTACGAAGACTTGGACGGCGGCCTCACTCCCGTGGAGAAGGCGCGCAACGAAGCAGAGCGCAAGCGCGACGCGCTGGGGCAAGAGCTCCGCCGCGGCATGAGCGTGCTCGCCTCCGTCGGCTCCGTGGCTCCCTTCGTGGGCCTCTTGGGCACCGTCGTCGGCATCATCGCGGCGTTCCAAGGCATCGCCTCCACCGGTTCGGGTGGCTTGGGCGCGGTCAGCTCGGGCATTGCAGAAGCTCTCATCGAGACTGCTTTTGGTTTGACCGTCGCGATTCCGTCGGTGCTCTTCTTCAACTACCTCACCGGCCGGGTGAACACGGTGGAAGCCGCGCTCACTCGCAGCGCTGGCGAGCTGCTCGACGAAATGGAGAATCAGTATGGGCGCAAGCCTGCAGAGCTCCGGACGAAGCAAGCAGCCTGA
- a CDS encoding response regulator transcription factor, giving the protein MAAILVIEDETDIQAVLDYNLKQAGHDVLTATHGKDGLRLAREQHPDLVLLDLMLPDVPGTEVCRALKEDPATRSTPVVMLTARDAEIDRVVGFELGADDYVTKPFSVRELLLRIRAILRRSESAPASGASIEFGCLRVDREAHRVWVQTEEIELTALEFKLLVTLYERRNRVQSRSTLLDSVWGMDARISTRTVDAHVKRLREKLGDARDYVETVRGVGYRFAETPPEG; this is encoded by the coding sequence ATGGCCGCCATCTTGGTCATCGAGGACGAGACCGACATCCAGGCTGTCCTCGACTACAACCTGAAACAAGCCGGGCACGACGTGCTGACGGCGACCCACGGCAAGGACGGGCTGCGCCTGGCACGTGAGCAACATCCGGACCTCGTGCTCCTGGATCTGATGTTGCCCGACGTTCCGGGTACGGAAGTTTGTCGGGCGCTCAAGGAAGACCCCGCCACGCGTTCGACACCTGTCGTCATGCTCACCGCACGGGACGCGGAAATCGACCGTGTGGTGGGCTTCGAGCTGGGCGCCGACGACTACGTCACCAAGCCCTTCAGTGTCCGCGAGCTGCTGTTGCGCATTCGCGCGATCCTGCGGCGGAGCGAGTCTGCGCCCGCATCCGGTGCCAGCATCGAGTTCGGCTGCTTGCGCGTGGATCGCGAGGCCCACCGCGTCTGGGTGCAGACCGAGGAGATCGAGCTCACGGCGCTGGAGTTCAAACTTCTGGTGACGTTGTACGAGCGCCGAAACCGCGTTCAATCTCGCAGCACTCTGCTGGACAGCGTGTGGGGGATGGACGCGCGCATCAGCACACGCACCGTGGACGCGCACGTCAAGCGCCTGCGAGAGAAGCTCGGGGACGCTCGGGACTACGTCGAAACCGTGCGCGGCGTGGGCTACCGCTTCGCCGAAACGCCCCCCGAAGGCTGA
- a CDS encoding class I SAM-dependent methyltransferase → MLLNRISDPYSSLESFVYDRFIAPGVTALSWVLEDELEAALPRGGTLLDVGSGGGQNAMYAAKLRPDARITGLDLSRDQVRRARKRVAAAGLAIEFTQGSALDLPFEDDSFDAVMSIASIKHWPDQRRGVSECVRVLTPGGHLLIAEADRGCRLEDVHAFVRELPMPVPMRWAMVPVFRTWVAGQALDLEDARALLHDLPLAESEVRRIDGLPALMLRGIKAR, encoded by the coding sequence ATGCTGCTGAACCGGATCAGCGACCCGTACAGCTCGCTCGAGAGCTTCGTCTACGATCGCTTCATCGCGCCGGGAGTCACGGCGCTCTCCTGGGTGTTGGAAGACGAGCTCGAAGCGGCGCTGCCTCGTGGGGGCACGCTGTTGGACGTCGGCTCGGGCGGCGGCCAGAACGCGATGTACGCGGCCAAGCTCCGACCCGACGCTCGGATCACGGGGCTGGACCTGTCGCGAGATCAGGTGCGCAGAGCCCGCAAGCGGGTGGCCGCCGCGGGGCTCGCCATCGAGTTCACGCAGGGTTCTGCCCTGGACCTTCCTTTCGAGGACGACAGCTTCGACGCGGTCATGAGCATCGCCTCCATCAAACACTGGCCGGATCAACGCCGCGGCGTGTCCGAGTGCGTGCGCGTCCTGACTCCCGGCGGGCACCTGCTGATCGCGGAGGCGGATCGCGGCTGTCGTCTGGAGGACGTCCACGCTTTCGTACGCGAGCTGCCCATGCCCGTGCCGATGCGCTGGGCCATGGTGCCGGTGTTCCGAACCTGGGTCGCAGGGCAGGCCTTGGACCTGGAAGATGCCCGAGCGCTGCTCCACGACCTGCCGTTGGCAGAGTCCGAGGTGCGGCGCATCGACGGCCTACCGGCCTTGATGCTCCGCGGCATCAAGGCCCGTTGA
- a CDS encoding energy transducer TonB, with translation MLVTVRAQAPAAFDMDFTAWTTSGRDPVRQKRLAFGYAIGAIGAVAVGVIVATTASQVVMQSEEEPLTVALATTPEPEPEPEPEPEPAPEPEPETPKVQNAGPRLPSLKPPDEVPDDKPAETEPTDSDNPYGDGDPYALGGGSGGARKAVVEPTPAPPPPPPPKPKPRPRGPIRVSENVTPPSCSIGAPAYPESARSSGIQGTVIVKYVVTESGAITNVQVVRGPAELRSVSAAAVQGARCTPARLDGQPVSVYRIARFPFRLKT, from the coding sequence ATGCTCGTCACCGTTCGCGCGCAAGCTCCCGCCGCGTTCGACATGGACTTCACCGCCTGGACGACATCCGGAAGAGATCCGGTACGGCAGAAACGACTCGCCTTTGGCTACGCCATCGGTGCCATCGGAGCAGTGGCCGTCGGTGTCATCGTTGCCACCACGGCCAGCCAGGTCGTAATGCAGAGCGAAGAAGAGCCGCTCACGGTCGCGCTCGCCACCACACCGGAACCCGAACCCGAGCCGGAACCGGAACCGGAGCCCGCGCCCGAGCCGGAGCCCGAGACCCCGAAGGTCCAGAACGCCGGACCCCGACTCCCGAGCCTCAAGCCGCCGGACGAGGTTCCCGACGACAAGCCCGCGGAGACGGAGCCCACCGACTCCGACAACCCCTACGGCGATGGTGATCCCTACGCCCTCGGCGGTGGCAGTGGTGGCGCCCGCAAGGCCGTGGTCGAGCCCACGCCGGCGCCTCCACCTCCGCCGCCCCCCAAGCCCAAGCCGCGGCCCCGCGGTCCGATCCGCGTGAGCGAGAACGTCACGCCGCCGAGCTGCAGCATCGGCGCGCCAGCGTACCCCGAGTCCGCGCGGAGCTCCGGCATCCAAGGAACCGTGATCGTGAAGTACGTGGTCACCGAGAGCGGTGCCATCACCAACGTGCAGGTGGTTCGTGGCCCGGCGGAGCTCCGCTCCGTGAGCGCCGCCGCCGTCCAGGGAGCGCGCTGCACTCCCGCCCGCCTCGATGGGCAGCCCGTGAGCGTGTACCGCATCGCGCGCTTCCCCTTCCGCCTCAAGACCTGA
- a CDS encoding biopolymer transporter ExbD has protein sequence MGMNVSSGGGGKRPQPVPVVNVTPLVDIALVVLIIFMVVTPLMTKTFWLNLPPEDKEKKDTPPPKDANKPLVMTVDKAGVIRINKTVLAKNEIAERLPRMLAAKKQKVLYFDAHDEAPYGSAVEAMDLSRAAGARSIAILTETVVK, from the coding sequence ATGGGAATGAACGTCAGCTCCGGAGGCGGCGGCAAGCGGCCTCAGCCCGTACCGGTCGTCAACGTCACGCCGTTGGTCGACATCGCTCTGGTGGTGCTGATCATCTTCATGGTCGTTACCCCGCTCATGACCAAGACTTTTTGGCTGAACCTTCCTCCCGAAGACAAAGAGAAGAAGGACACGCCGCCGCCCAAGGACGCGAACAAGCCTCTGGTCATGACGGTGGACAAGGCCGGCGTCATTCGCATCAACAAGACGGTGCTCGCCAAGAACGAGATCGCCGAGCGCTTGCCGCGCATGCTCGCGGCCAAGAAGCAGAAGGTCCTCTACTTCGATGCCCACGATGAAGCGCCCTACGGCAGCGCCGTGGAGGCCATGGATCTCTCGCGCGCCGCTGGCGCCCGTTCAATCGCGATTCTGACCGAAACCGTCGTGAAGTAG
- a CDS encoding DUF2252 family protein: MWRALVAALVMRALPVLLALALFGCSERADDARKAELASVFSRADQPLIRARPALVAGKYARMAASTYSYQRGNLPMFLHDWQTGSELSGSRFSLVSPLVLGTGDPHPENYGVLIAGDGTLAVEPNDFDSADHVPYLWDLRRLVVGMLIGTRVSNPSDESARLVAVAAQEDIARATVEGYASTIQALANGAPATRLDDSQAGAIAADLLKRSAKDVASRDELPQLTELTGTKRRLLRGNLDPADPGDILGDLPAFVLDALPDTLAEYRKSLATPPDAAYFTVLDAVRRYGQGVASWPRVRLLLLVRGPTDAPEDDVILELRELTDSFVGGWTPPGVYYDTPAQRILATSRAAWARPDASPLWGVSTLSGMPCQIRLESEGQKTFRTRRFEDDLGTPQAIAELGGQLGALQARIHSGAAVDVANVIAADQQEFVNEQVRVSLAYADRVEHDAKLFGEVLADLGPRLGMPASESDQVPQDMAALIGTPPEISP, encoded by the coding sequence GTGTGGCGTGCTCTGGTAGCGGCGCTCGTGATGCGCGCGCTGCCGGTGCTCCTCGCCCTTGCGCTGTTTGGCTGCAGCGAGCGAGCGGACGATGCCCGCAAGGCCGAGCTGGCCAGCGTGTTCAGCCGCGCGGACCAGCCGCTGATCCGCGCTCGCCCCGCGCTGGTGGCCGGCAAGTACGCGCGCATGGCCGCCAGCACCTACTCCTACCAGCGCGGCAACTTGCCGATGTTCCTGCACGACTGGCAGACCGGCTCGGAGCTGTCGGGCTCTCGCTTCTCGTTGGTGTCGCCGCTGGTGCTCGGGACCGGCGACCCCCACCCCGAGAACTACGGCGTGCTCATCGCCGGCGACGGCACCCTGGCAGTGGAGCCCAACGACTTCGACAGCGCCGACCACGTCCCCTACCTGTGGGATCTCCGACGCCTGGTGGTCGGTATGCTGATCGGAACGCGCGTCTCGAACCCCAGCGACGAGAGCGCGCGCCTGGTGGCTGTGGCTGCCCAGGAAGACATCGCCCGGGCCACGGTGGAAGGCTACGCCAGCACCATCCAGGCCCTCGCCAACGGAGCGCCGGCCACGCGCCTCGACGACAGCCAGGCGGGCGCCATTGCTGCGGATCTGCTGAAGCGATCTGCGAAGGACGTCGCATCACGGGACGAGCTGCCTCAGCTCACCGAGCTCACCGGAACGAAGCGACGGCTGCTTCGGGGCAACCTCGATCCCGCGGATCCCGGCGACATTCTGGGAGACCTGCCGGCGTTCGTGCTCGACGCCCTGCCGGACACGCTGGCGGAGTATCGGAAGAGTCTCGCGACTCCTCCGGACGCGGCGTACTTCACGGTGCTCGATGCCGTTCGCCGTTACGGACAAGGCGTCGCCAGTTGGCCCCGCGTCCGCCTGCTGCTCTTGGTGCGCGGTCCGACGGACGCGCCGGAGGACGACGTCATCCTCGAGCTTCGCGAGCTGACGGATTCCTTCGTCGGCGGCTGGACGCCGCCCGGCGTGTACTACGACACGCCGGCCCAGCGTATCCTCGCGACCTCCCGCGCGGCCTGGGCCCGCCCCGACGCCTCTCCGCTGTGGGGCGTGAGCACGCTGAGCGGCATGCCGTGTCAGATCCGCCTCGAGAGCGAAGGGCAGAAGACCTTTCGCACGCGTCGTTTCGAGGACGATCTCGGAACGCCGCAAGCCATCGCGGAGCTCGGCGGACAGCTCGGCGCGCTGCAAGCGCGGATTCACTCCGGCGCGGCGGTGGACGTCGCCAACGTGATCGCGGCGGACCAACAAGAATTCGTCAATGAGCAGGTTCGGGTGTCCCTGGCCTATGCCGATCGCGTCGAGCACGACGCGAAGCTGTTCGGCGAGGTCCTGGCAGACCTCGGACCGCGCCTCGGAATGCCTGCGTCGGAAAGCGACCAGGTTCCTCAGGACATGGCGGCGTTGATCGGAACGCCGCCGGAGATCTCCCCGTGA